One Aneurinibacillus migulanus genomic region harbors:
- the pdxR gene encoding MocR-like pyridoxine biosynthesis transcription factor PdxR, with amino-acid sequence MQIEVNRQLPVPLARQIYQAVVDRIQSNLLEEGTRLPSVRILSKQIGVSLMTVVQAYNELEQDGFIERIQGKGTFVQKNKQGGTTDRQESPYDWQLSVPDYLPRAQFSRYYQLSARFEFFSSTIDPGLLPNRYLEKEIQRILSQEPRILSTYGDVQGDPVLRTELAGYLRESKISTTSDEILVTNGTQQGIDLVARTFVGPGDIVFTEAPTYPAAIDVFRWRGATILPVPVDEHGMRVDMLAALCEKYKPKLIYTMPTFQNPTGTVMSAQRRRQLLDIAYETQCLVLEDDPWSEIHFGKQPPPSLKSMDSLGHVIYLKGLSKILAPGCRVGVLAASGTVFHRLVAAKGNTDLGSPMLTQKAVLPLLHSDRMRNHVKKLRIALQLRRDLMIDLLSVHMPKDVNWLIPQGGVNLWLALPVQIDTEDFLGYARNYQITFLPGAACYPIESKHHFLRLSFSYLNEKEIEEGIKELGKATQSFIKATAAYRKAPIV; translated from the coding sequence ATGCAAATCGAAGTAAATCGTCAGCTCCCGGTACCGCTTGCCCGGCAGATTTATCAGGCTGTTGTGGACCGCATTCAATCGAACTTGCTGGAGGAAGGCACGCGGCTTCCTTCTGTGCGTATCCTATCAAAGCAAATCGGGGTTAGCTTGATGACAGTCGTTCAAGCCTATAATGAACTTGAACAAGATGGATTCATTGAACGGATTCAAGGTAAAGGAACTTTTGTGCAGAAGAACAAGCAAGGCGGAACAACAGATAGGCAAGAATCTCCATATGACTGGCAACTCTCTGTTCCCGATTATCTTCCACGTGCGCAATTTTCGCGTTATTATCAGCTATCCGCCCGATTTGAATTTTTCTCGTCGACAATTGACCCAGGTCTTCTGCCAAACCGATATTTGGAGAAAGAAATTCAACGCATACTCTCCCAGGAACCACGTATTTTATCCACATACGGCGATGTGCAAGGAGACCCTGTACTGCGCACCGAACTCGCGGGTTATCTGCGGGAGAGTAAAATCAGCACGACCTCCGATGAAATTCTTGTTACAAATGGTACGCAGCAAGGCATCGATCTGGTGGCACGGACATTCGTTGGGCCTGGAGACATTGTGTTTACCGAAGCTCCGACATATCCGGCAGCCATCGATGTATTCCGCTGGCGGGGTGCTACGATCCTCCCGGTTCCGGTTGACGAACACGGTATGCGTGTCGATATGCTGGCAGCACTTTGCGAAAAATATAAGCCGAAACTCATCTATACGATGCCTACGTTTCAAAATCCGACAGGCACAGTGATGAGTGCACAGCGGCGACGTCAACTGCTTGATATTGCTTATGAAACGCAATGCCTTGTTCTTGAAGATGATCCGTGGAGCGAGATTCATTTCGGAAAACAACCGCCGCCGTCACTAAAGAGTATGGATTCGCTCGGCCATGTTATTTATTTGAAAGGCCTTAGCAAAATTCTCGCTCCCGGCTGCCGTGTAGGCGTACTGGCCGCTTCAGGAACGGTTTTTCATCGACTGGTTGCTGCAAAAGGCAATACCGACCTTGGCAGTCCAATGTTGACACAGAAAGCCGTCCTTCCCCTGCTGCATTCGGATCGGATGCGCAATCACGTGAAAAAGCTGCGTATCGCTCTGCAGCTCCGCCGTGATCTGATGATCGATCTCCTATCTGTTCATATGCCAAAGGACGTAAACTGGCTGATACCGCAGGGCGGGGTCAATTTGTGGCTTGCATTACCCGTGCAGATCGACACGGAAGACTTCCTTGGCTACGCCAGAAATTATCAGATTACATTTCTTCCGGGTGCTGCATGCTATCCGATCGAATCAAAGCATCATTTTCTAAGGCTGAGCTTCTCGTATTTGAATGAGAAAGAAATTGAAGA
- a CDS encoding MFS transporter, which translates to MDKKQKQLLLALCYTVLFSVMNGTMFNVALPEIARDFGLLPSQVSWVVVGYGMVFAIGSITYGKLADLFPVRRLVTIGLSIFSLGSVLGFFASAYWLVIMARIVQASGAAAIPALGMIVATKYFPAERRGYVLGYIASTVAFGTGIGPMLGGMITQWFGWSVLFLFSVTSLLALPILHRALPVEQMTKGSFDTMGALLFGAGIASLLLGINANLMIAGLAVVFFVLFGMHIRRTQAPFIQVSLLANGPYRLLLLLGMMIFFAMMSSFFILPLLLEEVNGLKAGVIGLVLFPGSMMAALLGSRIGRLSDKYGSAVIIKWASLSMALGFVALSTFIGISPVGIACMLVVVYLGFSSIQSALASFVSRPLERKEIGVGMGLYNLTTFMGSAFGPALVSRFLEMHTGHWNLLNGTAFDSYSNAYLILAVVCLGALVVLALVQIRLSKEAQLPAQQYESI; encoded by the coding sequence TTGGATAAAAAACAAAAACAATTGCTTCTGGCATTATGTTATACAGTGTTATTTTCGGTAATGAACGGCACGATGTTCAATGTGGCTCTTCCGGAAATTGCGCGAGACTTCGGGCTGCTGCCTTCACAAGTTAGCTGGGTAGTCGTAGGGTATGGCATGGTGTTTGCTATCGGCTCGATTACATATGGTAAATTAGCTGATTTATTTCCTGTCAGAAGGCTTGTCACCATTGGCCTTTCGATTTTTTCGCTGGGTTCTGTGCTCGGTTTTTTTGCGTCTGCATACTGGCTTGTCATCATGGCGCGTATCGTTCAAGCCAGTGGGGCGGCAGCTATACCTGCGCTTGGTATGATTGTAGCTACTAAGTATTTTCCGGCGGAGAGGCGCGGCTATGTGCTGGGGTATATCGCATCGACAGTAGCATTCGGTACCGGTATTGGACCGATGCTAGGAGGTATGATTACACAATGGTTCGGTTGGAGCGTTCTGTTTTTATTCTCAGTAACGAGCCTGCTGGCGCTTCCTATATTACATCGTGCTTTGCCGGTGGAACAGATGACAAAAGGATCATTTGATACGATGGGAGCCCTTCTGTTCGGTGCAGGAATTGCGTCTCTTCTTCTTGGTATTAATGCTAATTTGATGATTGCTGGGCTGGCCGTTGTGTTTTTCGTGCTGTTTGGAATGCATATCCGGCGCACGCAAGCTCCATTTATCCAGGTGAGCCTGCTTGCCAATGGTCCATATCGATTGCTGCTTTTGCTTGGCATGATGATTTTCTTTGCGATGATGTCATCTTTTTTCATTTTGCCGTTGTTATTGGAAGAGGTGAATGGTCTTAAGGCCGGTGTGATTGGCCTCGTACTGTTTCCCGGTTCGATGATGGCTGCTCTGCTCGGCTCTCGTATCGGACGCTTGAGCGATAAATACGGTAGTGCAGTCATTATCAAGTGGGCTTCTCTTAGTATGGCTTTGGGTTTTGTCGCGCTTTCTACGTTTATCGGGATATCCCCGGTAGGGATTGCATGTATGCTAGTTGTTGTATATCTTGGATTCTCCAGCATTCAGTCCGCGCTCGCAAGTTTTGTGTCGCGTCCGCTTGAACGGAAAGAAATCGGTGTCGGCATGGGTCTGTATAATTTGACGACTTTTATGGGGAGCGCATTCGGTCCAGCCCTTGTGAGCCGATTTTTAGAGATGCACACGGGTCATTGGAATCTATTGAATGGAACAGCGTTCGATTCCTACAGTAATGCGTATTTGATTCTTGCTGTCGTCTGCCTAGGAGCTCTTGTCGTACTTGCGCTGGTACAAATACGTTTATCGAAAGAAGCGCAACTACCTGCACAGCAGTATGAAAGCATATAA